A single Pan troglodytes isolate AG18354 chromosome 19, NHGRI_mPanTro3-v2.0_pri, whole genome shotgun sequence DNA region contains:
- the STH gene encoding saitohin codes for MSEGGGRVSRIFAAPTRLCRWPALIECGVNLTQPLCEWMIQVARDRTLSLAWEVASLLTLSSSEVGLEGVGTIWPSSYSSEENSRNGAEQGRQLSIEGPFQGQNCPSHPAAALPLPMRGESQATSCQV; via the coding sequence ATGAGTGAGGGTGGAGGCCGAGTCTCACGCATTTTTGCAGCCCCCACAAGACTGTGCAGGTGGCCGGCCCTCATTGAATGCGGGGTTAATTTAACTCAGCCTTTGTGTGAGTGGATGATTCAGGTTGCCAGAGACAGAACCCTCAGCTTAGCATGGGAAGTAGCTTCCCTATTGACCCTGAGTTCATCTGAGGTTGGCTTGGAAGGTGTGGGCACCATTTGGCCCAGTTCTtacagctctgaagagaacagCAGGAATGGGGCTGAGCAGGGAAGACAACTTTCCATTGAAGGCCCCTTTCAGGGCCAGAACTGTCCCTCCCACCCTGCAGCTGCCCTGCCTCTGCCCATGAGGGGTGAGAGTCAGGCGACCTCATGCCAAGTGTAG